One window of the Lacerta agilis isolate rLacAgi1 chromosome 17, rLacAgi1.pri, whole genome shotgun sequence genome contains the following:
- the TTC28 gene encoding tetratricopeptide repeat protein 28 isoform X2: MEREAPRSFRRWRRGGGGGGERDPRGPLLAGISLFGLKRFESRSPDGPVLSKAEFVEKVRQSNQACHEGNFHKAIVLYSEALAVDPQNCILYSNRSAAYMKTQQYDQALDDAIQARLLNPKWPKAYFRQGVALQYLGRHADALAAFASGLAQDPKSLQLLVGMVEAAMKSPMRESLEPTYQQLQKMKLDKSPFVVVSVVGQELLTAGHHGASVVVLEAALKIGTCSLKLRGSVFSALSSAYWSLGNTEKSAGYMQQDLDVAKTLGDQMGECRAHGNLGSAFFSKGNYREALTNHRHQLMLAMKLKDREAASSALSSLGHVYTAIGDYPNALASHKQCVLLAKQGKDDLSEARELGNMGAVYIAMGDFENAVQCHEQHLAIAKALGCRREEARAYSNLGSAYHYRRNFDKAMSYHNHVLELAQELEEKSIEMRAYAGLGHAARCMQDLERAKQYHGEQLGIAESLQDRAAQGRASSNLGIIHQMKGDYEAALKLHKVHLSIAQELNDYAAQGRAYGNMGNAYNALGLFDQAVKYHRQELQISMEVNDRASQASTHGNLAVAYQALGAHDRALQHYQNHLNIARELRDIQSEARALGNLGNFHCSRGEFAQAAPYYEQYLQLSPELQDMEGEGKVCHNLGYAHYCLGNYEEAVKYYEQDLALAKDLHDKLSQAKAYCNLGLAFKALACFGKAEECQKYLLSLAQSLSNAQAKFRALGNLGDLSVCKKDVGGAVKFYEQQLSLAHQATDRRLEASAYAALGSAYRLLQKHDKALGYHTQELEVYQELGEALGECRAHGHLAAVYMALGKFTMAFKCYEEQLELGQKLKDPGIEAQVYGNMGITKMNMGAMEEAIGYFEQQLATLQQLSGTEAMLDRGRAFGSLGDCYEALGDFEEAVKYYEQYLSVAQSLNRVQDQVKAYRGLGNGHRAMGSLQQALVCFEKRLVVAHELGEAFDKAQAYGELGALHSQLGNSEQAISCLERQLGIAREMKDQALEGSAACGLGSIYQQMAEYDTALQYHQLDLQIAEETHNAACQGRAYGNLGLTYESLGTYERAVVYQEQHLSIAAQMNDLVAKTASYSSLGRTHHALQNYSQAVMYLQEGLRLAEQLGRREDEARIRHGLGLSLWASGNLEEAQHQLYRASALFETIRHEVQLSTDYKLSLFDLQTSSYQALQRVLVSLGHHDEALAVAERGRTRAFADLLVERQTGQQESDPYSPVTVDQVLEVVNGQRGLVLYYSLAAGHLYSWLLAPGAGILKFHECYLGEGPAEGSGDFQENTASLQAVTSSALEHLSSSVREALGVDSYYLRASASSETESEAGDIMDQQFEEMSHKLDSTSDPTGFLRMVSRNNLFNRSCQSMNSLFSGGGPASPAKEASSSSSSSSLPRRLSSFSKSPLRSLYDLLIGPMEGGLMHSSGPVGRHRQLVLVLEGELYLIPFALLKGSSSNEYLYERFSLIAVPSLRALNPSAKSQAKKSPSAYGSSPAMAAVIGNPKLPPSVMDRWLWGPMPSAEEEAYAVAELLGCQPLVGSMATKERVMSALAQAECAHFATHISWKLAALVLTPNAESLAAGSKGAFGNSYTIPESLRMQDDTSDAESISDCPPLQEFLLTAADVLDLRLPLKLVVLGSYQESNGKVTADGVIGLTRAFLAAGAHCVLVSLWPVPTAASKLFIHSFYTALLGGLKASAALGEAMKMVQSSKQFAHPSNWAGFMLIGSDVKLNSPSSLVGQALTDILQHPERARDALRVLLHLVEKSLQRIHSGQHNSMYTSQQSVENKVGGIPGWQALLTAVGFRLDPPASGLPAAVFFPTADPGDRLQQCSTTLQSLLGLPNAALQALCKLITASETGEQLISRLHQVLVQLQVGEKEQDFSLAPIQVSISVQLWRLPGCHEFLAALGFDLCEVGQEEVILKTGKQASRRTMHFALQTLLSLFDSTELPKRLSLDSSSSLESLASAQSISNPGPLGYQNPPFSPTCPDSLGSDAISVYSLNSITSSISFASKPECGMAEGGGSRGRLDPERPKNTYPQRAALPHGQLSPPGSAVPSKEEEDEEEYEGFSIISNEPLATYQDSRQGRFSPDHNPSRTRKGRGVVVSVSSKGSVSSPNSPVKMALIPSPNSPFQKVGKLASSDTGESDQSSTETDSTVKSQEENAAPLDPGELAQKILEETQSHLLAVEQLQRSSLDPLPRAPLLPTGRASSFRSSETSAFSRPQCSGHKGQASPAPLRPKPPARSSSLQKVSSGYSSPTTSEASNREEGAGPHSSQPSPSSEPRGVFLPGEQQPLPSSPFRLKYPSSPYSTHISKSPRNASPSSGHHSPAGSTPSPALSYSSASSARSSPADAPSLDKLKMAAIDEKVQAIHNLKMFWQNAPQHPTGPLKIFRSSSGRRDVLSLLNLSPRHGKEEGADKLELKDLSAPRPLSSPQRGAPNGHTSPLAPPAQAPRPTSTPGLGRPARLPSGNGYKFLSPGRFFPSSKC; encoded by the exons GCCTACTTCCGACAGGGTGTTGCCCTCCAGTACCTTGGGCGCCATGCCGATGCCCTGGCAGCCTTTGCCTCTGGCTTGGCTCAAGACCCCAAGAGTCTGCAGCTGCTGGTGGGGATGGTGGAAGCCGCCATGAAGTCTCCCATGCGAG AGTCCCTGGAGCCAACGTACCAGCAGCTGCAGAAGATGAAGCTGGACAAGAGCCCTTTTGTGGTGGTCTCTGTGGTTGGTCAGGAGCTGCTGACGGCTGGCCACCACGGGGCCTCGGTGGTGGTCCTGGAAGCGGCCTTGAAGATTGGGACGTGCAGCCTGAAACTGAGGGGCTCTGTCTTCTCAGCCCTGAGCAGCGCCTACTGGTCCCTGGGCAACACCGAGAAGAGTGCGGGCTACATGCAGCAGGACTTGGACGTGGCCAAGACTTTAG GTGACCAGATGGGTGAATGCCGAGCTCACGGCAATTTGGGCTCTGCATTCTTCTCCAAAGGAAATTACCGGGAGGCCTTGACAAACCACAGACATCAGCTGATGCTTGCCATGAAACTCAAGGACAGAGAG GCTGCCTCCTCAGCCCTCAGCAGCCTAGGCCACGTCTACACGGCCATTGGGGACTACCCCAACGCCTTGGCCAGCCATAAGCAGTGCGTGCTCCTGGCCAAGCAAGGGAAGGACGATCTCTCCGAGGCCCGGGAGCTGGGCAACATGGGGGCCGTCTACATTGCCATGGGCGACTTTGAGAACGCCGTGCAGTGCCACGAGCAGCACCTGGCCATCGCCAAGGCCCTGGGCTGCCGGCGGGAGGAAGCCCGTGCCTACAGCAACTTGGGCAGCGCTTACCACTACCGCCGAAACTTTGACAAGGCCATGTCTTACCACAACCACGTTTTGGAGCTGGCCCAGGAGCTGGAGGAGAAGTCCATTGAGATGCGTGCCTACGCCGGCCTGGGCCACGCTGCCCGCTGCATGCAGGACCTGGAGCGGGCCAAGCAGTACCACGGGGAGCAGCTTGGCATCGCCGAGAGCCTGCAGGATCGAGCCGCCCAGGGGCGCGCCTCCTCCAACCTGG GGATCATCCATCAGATGAAGGGCGACTATGAGGCGGCCTTGAAGCTGCACAAGGTCCACCTTTCCATTGCACAGGAGCTGAATGACTACGCGGCGCAGGGCCGGGCCTATGGGAATATGGGCAATGCCTACAACGCCTTGGGCCTCTTTGACCAGGCGGTCAAGTACCACCGGCAGGAGCTGCAGATCTCCATGGAGGTGAATGACCGAGCCTCCCAGGCCTCCACCCACGGCAACCTGGCGGTGGCCTACCAAGCCCTGGGTGCCCACGACCGGGCCCTGCAGCACTACCAGAACCACCTCAACATTGCCCGGGAGCTGCGGGACATCCAGAGTGAAGCTCGGGCCCTGGGCAACCTGGGGAACTTCCACTGCTCCCGGGGGGAGTTTGCCCAAGCAGCCCCCTACTATGAGCAGTACCTGCAGCTGTCCCCGGAGCTGCAGGACATGGAGGGTGAGGGCAAGGTGTGCCACAACCTGGGCTATGCTCACTACTGCCTGGGCAACTATGAGGAGGCCGTCAAGTACTACGAGCAAGACCTGGCACTTGCCAAGGACCTGCATGACAAGCTGAGCCAGGCCAAAGCCTACTGCAACCTGGGCCTGGCCTTCAAGGCACTGGCATGCTTTGGCAAGGCTGAGGAGTGCCAGAAGTACCTCCTGTCCTTGGCCCAGTCGCTCAGCAACGCCCAGGCCAAGTTCCGGGCGCTGGGCAACCTGGGCGACCTCTCCGTCTGCAagaaggacgtgggtggtgctgtcaAGTTCTACGAGCAGCAGCTGAGTCTGGCGCACCAGGCCACAGACCGGAGGCTGGAGGCCAGCGCCTATGCAGCCCTGGGCTCGGCCTACCGCCTGCTGCAGAAGCACGACAAGGCCCTGGGCTACCACACGCAGGAGCTGGAGGTGTACCAGGAGCTGGGCGAGGCCCTGGGCGAGTGCCGCGCACACGGGCACCTGGCTGCTGTCTACATGGCCCTGGGCAAGTTCACCATGGCCTTCAAGTGCTACGAGGAGCAGCTGGAGCTGGGGCAGAAGCTGAAGGACCCCGGCATTGAGGCCCAGGTCTATGGCAACATGGGCATCACCAAGATGAACATGGGCGCCATGGAGGAGGCCATCGGCTACTTCGAGCAGCAGCTGGCCACCCTGCAGCAGCTGAGTGGCACGGAGGCCATGCTGGACCGGGGAAGGGCCTTTGGGAGCCTGGGCGACTGCTACGAGGCCCTGGGCGACTTTGAGGAGGCCGTCAAGTACTACGAGCAGTACCTGTCCGTGGCACAGAGCCTGAACCGTGTGCAGGACCAGGTCAAGGCCTACCGGGGCCTGGGGAATGGGCACAG ggcAATGGGGAGCTTGCAGCAGGCCCTGGTGTGCTTTGAGAAGAGGCTGGTGGTAGCTCACGAGCTTGGGGAGGCGTTTGACAAGGCCCAGGCCTACGGGGAGCTGGGCGCCCTGCACAGCCAGCTGGGCAACTCGGAGCAGGCCATCTCCTGCCTGGAGCGCCAGCTGGGCATCGCACGGGAGATGAAGGATCAGGCCCTGGAGGGCAGCGCCGCCTGCGGCTTGGGCAGCATCTACCAACAGATGGCCGAATATGACACGGCCCTGCAGTACCACCAGCTGGACCTCCAGATCGCCGAGGAGACCCACAACGCGGCCTGCCAGGGCCGGGCCTATGGCAACCTGGGCCTAACCTACGAGTCCCTTGGTACCTACGAGAGAGCAGTGGTCTACCAGGAGCAGCATCTGAGCATCGCGGCCCAGATGAATGACCTGGTGGCTAAAACTGCCTCCTACAGCAGCCTGGGCAGGACCCACCACGCCCTCCAGAACTACTCCCAAGCCGTGATGTACCTGCAGGAAG GGCTGAGGCTGGCGGAGCAGCTGGGCCGCAGGGAGGATGAAGCCAGGATCCGGCACGGCCTGGGCCTCTCGCTCTGGGCTAGTGGGAATCTGGAGGAGGCTCAGCACCAG CTCTACCGGGCTTCTGCTCTCTTTGAGACCATCCGGCACGAGGTGCAGCTCAGCACAGACTACAAGCTCTCCCTCTTCGACCTCCAGACGTCCTCCTACCAGGCCCTACAGCGGGTGCTGGTGAGTCTAG ggCACCACGACGAGGCTCTGGCCGTGGCGGAGAGAGGCCGCACAAGAGCCTTTGCTGACCTGCTGGTGGAGCGCCAGACAGGCCAGCAGGAGTCGGACCCCTATTCCCCCGTGACGGTCGATCAGGTCCTGGAAGTGGTGAACGGGCAGCGGGGGCTGGTTCTGTACTATTCCTTGGCTGCAGGGCACCTTTACAGCTGGCTCCTGGCTCCTGGGGCAG GGATCTTGAAGTTTCACGAATGCTACCTGGGCGAGGGCCCAGCCGAGGGTTCCGGAGACTTCCAGGAGAACACCGCCAGCCTCCAGGCAGTCACCAGCTCTGCTCTGGAGCACCTCAGCTCCAGTGTGCGGGAAGCGCTGGGCGTGGACTCTTACTACTTGCG AGCCTCAGCCAGCAGCGAAACTGAGAGTGAGGCAGGAGACATCATGGACCAGCAGTTTGAGGAGATGAGCCACAAACTGGACTCCACCTCAGATCCCACTGGCTTCCTGAGGATGGTTAGCAGGAACAACCTCTTCAACAG GAGCTGCCAGAGCATGAACAGCCTCTTCAGCGGAGGAGGCCCAGCGTCCCCAGCCAaggaagcctcctcctcttcctcctcttcctccttgccccGCCGGCTCAGCTCCTTCAGCAAGTCCCCCCTGCGCTCCCTCTATGACCTGCTGATTGGGCCCATGGAAGGG ggCCTGATGCACTCCAGTGGGCCGGTCGGCCGCCACCGGCAGCTGGTCCTGGTGCTGGAAGGGGAGCTCTACCTCATCCCTTTTGCTCTCCTCAAGGGCAGCTCCTCCAACGAGTACCTGTACGAGCGCTTCAGCCTCATTGCAGTGCCCTCCCTCCGCGCCCTGAACCCCAGCGCCAAG AGCCAGGCCAAGAAGAGCCCCTCGGCGTACGGCAGCTCCCCTGCCATGGCCGCTGTCATCGGCAACCCCAAACTGCCCCCCTCGGTGATGGACCGCTGGCTGTGGGGGCCCATGCCCTCTGCCGAGGAGGAGGCCTATGCAGTCGCGGAGCTGCTGGGCTGCCAGCCCCTGGTGGGCAGCATGGCCACCAAGGAGCGGGTGATGAGCGCCCTGGCCCAGGCAGAGTGCGCCCACTTCGCCACCCACATCTCGTGGAAGCTGGCCGCCCTGGTCCTGACACCCAACGCCGAGAGCCTGGCGGCCGGCAGCAAAGGTGCCTTCGGCAACTCCTACACCATCCCGGAGTCTCTGCGCATGCAGGACGACACCAGCGACGCAGAGAGCATCTCAGACTGCCCGCCCCTCCAGGAGTTTCTGCTCACGGCAGCCGACGTGCTGGACCTGCGCTTGCCTCTCAAGCTCGTGGTGCTGGGCTCCTACCAGGAGTCCAACGGCAAGGTCACGGCTGACGGTGTGATTGGGCTGACGAGGGCCTTCCTGGCGGCTGGCGCCCACTGCGTCCTGGTCTCCCTCTGGCCGGTGCCCACGGCCGCCTCCAAGCTGTTTATCCACAGCTTCTACACGGCGCTGCTTGGCGGCCTCAAGGCCAGCGCGGCACTGGGGGAGGCCATGAAGATGGTGCAGAGCAGCAAGCAGTTTGCCCACCCCTCCAACTGGGCAG GCTTCATGCTGATTGGGAGCGACGTGAAACTGAACAGTCCTTCCTCTCTGGTTGGCCAAGCCCTGACCGACATCCTGCAGCACCCAGAGCGGGCGCGCGATGCCCTGCGGGTCCTACTCCACCTG GTTGAGAAGTCCCTGCAACGGATCCACAGCGGGCAGCACAACTCCATGTACACCTCCCAGCAGAGTGTGGAGAACAAAGTGGGCGGGATCCCAGGCTGGCAGGCTCTGCTGACCGCGGTGGGCTTCCGGCTGGATCCCCCGGCCAGCGGGCTCCCCGCAGCTGTCTTCTTTCCCACCGCAGACCCCGGAGACCGTCTCCAGCAGTGCAGCACCACACTCCAATCCCTGCTGG GTTTGCCCAATGCTGCTCTCCAAGCCCTCTGCAAGCTCATCACCGCCTCTGAGACGGGAGAGCAGCTCATCAGCCGG CTCCATCAAGTCCTGGTGCAGCTCcaggtgggagagaaggagcaaGATTTCTCCTTGGCCCCCATCCAGGTCTCCATCAGCGTCCAGCTTTGGCGACTGCCAGGCTGCCACGAGTTCCTGGCAGCTCTAG gcttcgaCCTGTGTGAAGTTGGCCAGGAGGAGGTGATCCTGAAGACAGGCAAGCAGGCCAGCCGCCGGACGATGCACTTTGCTCTGCAGACGCTTCTCTCGCTTTTTG ACTCCACGGAGCTCCCCAAACGACTCAGCCTGGACAGCTCCTCCTCCCTCGAGTCACTGGCTTCTGCTCAGTCCATCTCCAATCCTGGGCCGCTGGGCTACCAGAACCCACCCTTCTCCCCAACATGCCCTGACAGCCTGGGCTCCGACGCCATCTCAGTCTACAGCCTCAACTCCATCAcgtcttccatcagctttgcttcCAAGCCTGAGTGTGGCATGGCGGAAGGGGGTGGCTCCAGGGGGCGCCTGGACCCTGAGAGGCCCAAGAACACCTATCCCCAAAGGGCTGCCCTGCCCCACGGACAGCTGTCACctccaggcagtgctgtccccagcaaggaggaggaagacgaggaggagtATGAAGGCTTCTCCATCATCAGCAACGAGCCTCTGGCGACCTACCAGGACAGCAGGCAGGGGCGCTTTTCCCCTGACCACAATCCCTCCCGGACTCGTAAAGGCAGAGGTGTGGTGGTCTCGGTCAGTTCCAAGGGGAGTGTCAGCTCTCCCAACTCCCCTGTGAAGATGGCTCTTATTCCCAGCCCGAACTCCCCTTTCCAAAAAGTTGGGAAACTGGCCAGTTCGGACACTGGTGAGTCGGACCAGTCCAGCACTGAGACAGACAGCACTGTCAAGTCCCAGGAGGAGAACGCGGCACCGCTGGACCCTGGCGAGCTGGCCCAGAAGATCCTGGAGGAGACGCAGAGCCACCTCCTGGCCGTGGAGCAGCTGCAGCGCAGCAGCCTGGACCCCCTCCCCAGAGCCCCCCTGCTGCCCACTGGGCGCGCCTCCTCCTTCCGCTCCTCAGAGACCAGCGCCTTCAGCAGGCCTCAGTGCTCCGGCCACAAGGGCCaggcctcccctgcccccctccgGCCAAAGCCCCCCGCCAGGAGCTCCTCCCTGCAGAAAGTCAGCTCTGGCTACAGCAGCCCCACAACCTCCGAGGCATCCAACCGAGAGGAAGGGGCTGGCCCCCACAGCAGCCAGCCATCCCCCAGCTCTGAGCCTCGGGGGGTGTTCCTGCCTGGGGAGCAGCAGCCTCTGCCGTCCTCACCCTTCCGGCTCAAATACCCCAGCTCCCCCTACAGCACCCACATTTCCAAATCGCCCAGGAACGCCTCCCCGAGCTCAGGGCACCACTCCCCGGCAGGCAGCACCCCCTCACCGGCTCTCTCCTACTCTTCCGCCAGCTCTGCCCGCTCCAGCCCTGCCGACGCCCCCTCCCTCGACAAGCTCAAGATGGCCGCCATCGATGAGAAGGTGCAGGCCATCCACAACCTAAAGATGTTCTGGCAAAATGCCCCTCAGCACCCCACGGGCCCCCTCAAGATCTTCCGCAGCTCCTCAGGGAGGAGGGATGTCCTCAGCTTGCTGAACTTGTCTCCGCGGCACGGCAAGGAGGAAGGGGCCGACAAACTAGAGCTGAAGGACTTATCTGCCCCTCGGCCACTTTCTTCCCCTCAGAGGGGCGCCCCCAATGGACACACCAGCCCCCTGGCCCCCCCGGCACAGGCCCCACGCCCCACCAGCACCCCAGGCCTTGGGCGCCCCGCACGGCTGCCCTCTGGGAATGGCTACAAGTTCTTGTCGCCAGGacggttcttcccctcctccaagTGCTGA